In Nitrospirota bacterium, a single genomic region encodes these proteins:
- the pglZ gene encoding BREX-1 system phosphatase PglZ type B: MMTSDTSFANMIDCLKKSLAAAFRTPEGVEAPAALLWTDAESQWQPIISALRAEMTYVYTLGPYEPAENRGPAIWLRCIVDRTLPNVAPPVGTAPVIYLPGVSRQDLRAGADCPAHLMPLVELQYRGSLWHHKNGRDWSVMAFLISEDGLGLDVAQDMRTQEAMLRALPQLAKEPLEHLRGHRLEAEDFDRLTVGDPVHDILGWMNDERTFRGNCNDARWEAFRSVCTGQFGFDPDVHGISHAAEALVYETGKWDHVWQRFSEAPRLYPGMVRALRDVYPRQGLFDFSSRRPEANASAEEQLRTKLSEIAQQPPQDACDNILRLEQEHGSRRSWVWAQLGESPLAVVLEPLSRLAKNARSPLGGSNVAAISADYASHGWLCDKAAVDAIAVAKSADADIIYNVIAAVYTPWLDRSARRFQELIVADERAFRKLIKPVDAERETCILFVDGLRYDIAGSLQAVLESRGMQVKLGHRIVPPPTVTATTKPLASPVHGGCVGDNTSGEDFTPLLATKKQPATTARIRDELMSQGVQVFMFPEIGSPANAKNGGWTEIGSIDEIGHKMQLRLAGHLADEIETIADRVEALLTVGWQYVRLVTDHGWLLVPGGLPKVDLPKYLTATRWTRCTVLKGEAKPEMPVVPWYWNQQVMIASAPGIHAFFTNVEYAHGGISPQECVVPDMTVSFGTKTANAKIVDVQWRGMRCRIKVETNVEGLSVDLRFHTKQAGTSIAHALKQLDQNGEASLAVEDDKYEGAAAVVVVIDKSGQVLVSRPTQIGE, from the coding sequence ATGATGACATCTGACACATCATTCGCAAATATGATTGATTGCTTGAAGAAATCTCTAGCGGCTGCCTTTCGTACGCCGGAGGGCGTTGAAGCGCCTGCAGCACTCCTATGGACTGACGCAGAAAGTCAATGGCAGCCGATTATTTCAGCCTTGCGAGCTGAGATGACATATGTCTATACGTTAGGCCCGTATGAGCCTGCTGAAAACAGGGGGCCGGCGATCTGGCTTAGATGCATCGTGGATAGGACGCTGCCGAATGTTGCTCCCCCGGTCGGCACTGCGCCTGTCATCTATCTTCCGGGTGTCTCTCGCCAGGACCTCCGTGCAGGGGCCGACTGCCCTGCTCACCTCATGCCTCTTGTCGAGCTTCAGTACCGGGGTTCGTTGTGGCATCATAAGAACGGCCGCGACTGGTCTGTGATGGCCTTTCTTATCTCTGAGGATGGTCTCGGTCTTGATGTGGCACAGGATATGCGGACACAGGAGGCAATGTTGCGTGCACTGCCACAGCTTGCAAAAGAGCCGCTTGAGCATCTGCGAGGGCATCGTCTGGAGGCAGAAGACTTTGACCGCCTGACTGTCGGTGATCCAGTTCACGACATCCTCGGTTGGATGAATGATGAGAGAACGTTCAGGGGAAATTGTAATGATGCTCGGTGGGAGGCATTCAGGAGCGTTTGTACAGGGCAGTTTGGCTTTGACCCTGATGTGCATGGGATATCCCATGCGGCAGAGGCGCTAGTTTATGAAACTGGAAAGTGGGACCACGTATGGCAGCGGTTTTCGGAAGCCCCACGACTCTATCCCGGTATGGTACGTGCTTTAAGGGATGTGTATCCCCGGCAGGGTCTGTTTGATTTTTCATCACGGAGGCCGGAAGCGAATGCAAGCGCCGAGGAGCAACTTCGGACAAAACTATCCGAGATAGCTCAGCAACCTCCACAGGATGCATGTGACAACATCCTCAGGCTCGAACAGGAGCATGGCTCGCGCCGGTCGTGGGTATGGGCTCAGTTAGGAGAGAGCCCGCTTGCGGTTGTTCTTGAACCGTTGTCACGCCTGGCAAAGAACGCACGTTCACCTCTTGGTGGTTCAAATGTAGCAGCGATCTCTGCTGATTATGCTTCACATGGATGGCTTTGTGACAAGGCCGCTGTTGATGCGATTGCCGTGGCAAAAAGCGCTGATGCCGACATAATTTACAATGTCATAGCTGCTGTTTATACTCCATGGCTTGATCGCTCTGCAAGGAGATTTCAGGAATTGATCGTGGCTGACGAAAGAGCGTTCCGCAAATTGATAAAACCGGTTGATGCAGAGCGCGAAACATGTATTCTCTTTGTTGATGGCCTGCGCTACGATATCGCCGGAAGTTTGCAGGCGGTGCTCGAGAGCCGGGGAATGCAGGTCAAGTTAGGACATCGGATAGTGCCTCCACCAACAGTTACTGCAACGACCAAGCCTTTAGCATCACCAGTGCATGGTGGCTGTGTTGGGGACAACACGTCAGGAGAGGATTTTACCCCACTTCTTGCTACTAAAAAACAGCCGGCGACAACAGCCAGGATACGCGACGAGTTAATGAGTCAAGGGGTACAGGTCTTTATGTTCCCTGAAATAGGAAGCCCTGCCAATGCTAAAAATGGCGGTTGGACAGAGATCGGATCAATTGATGAGATAGGCCACAAGATGCAGTTAAGACTGGCCGGGCATTTGGCAGATGAAATCGAAACTATTGCTGACAGAGTCGAGGCGCTGTTAACCGTTGGCTGGCAGTATGTGCGGCTTGTCACAGATCATGGATGGCTCCTGGTGCCGGGAGGATTGCCAAAGGTTGACCTGCCTAAATACCTGACTGCCACCAGATGGACACGCTGTACAGTATTGAAGGGAGAAGCTAAACCAGAAATGCCTGTAGTTCCGTGGTATTGGAACCAACAGGTTATGATTGCATCCGCACCGGGAATCCATGCATTCTTTACAAACGTGGAATATGCACATGGAGGGATTAGCCCGCAGGAATGCGTTGTACCAGACATGACGGTTTCTTTCGGCACAAAAACGGCCAACGCAAAGATAGTTGACGTCCAGTGGCGTGGCATGCGATGCCGCATAAAGGTAGAAACGAATGTAGAAGGTTTAAGTGTGGACCTGCGGTTCCATACTAAACAGGCAGGCACATCAATTGCGCATGCATTAAAGCAATTGGATCAGAACGGGGAGGCTAGCCTTGCCGTTGAAGATGATAAATATGAAGGGGCTGCGGCGGTGGTGGTCGTAATTGATAAGAGCGGTCAGGTGCTTGTCAGCAGACCGACTCAGATAGGAGAATAA
- the brxL gene encoding BREX system Lon protease-like protein BrxL, with protein MSMEMDHLDKLAASVFDGYLVRKDLVRKYARQYPVPTYVVEFLLGRYCASTNEQEIMEGLQIVEKQLKDRTVRTGEEELFKARAKETGSVKIIDIIKARLDAKNDCYLAELPSLMLRDVRIEDQFVRDNERMLTDGFYAEVTLTYDGVIAQQQGGRPFKIEALRPIQMSKADVLESLAKGRHAFTSKEWVYFLIRSIGLEPQAFDDKALRVTLLRMISFVERNYNFVELGPRGTGKSHLFQQISPYSHLISGGKATVAKMFVNNSTGQRGLVCQYDVVCFDEVSGISFDQKDGVNIMKGYMSAGQFSRGKENIRADGSIVMVGNLDVDIQQQQRIDHLLSPLPQEMRSDTAFMDRLHAYAPGWDFPKLNPNEHLTDHFGLVSDFLSECWSRLRTGNRLSVLQGRIYWGGALSGRDIEAVNKTTSGLLKLMFPDPDMPVSDDDIEWIVRLALESRRRIKEQQRRVFKSEFRNTHFSYTLGPDGIEQFVSTPELHSDEAIESDPLPPGQVWAVSPGASETGPGLYRVEVTCGPGSGVRILNQPTPPSFRESVRVGEQNLYVRAKELVGDRNPREEEFSIQMRAMDADKSGQGLGLPVLVAFCGALLGRNTRGGTIVVGALNLGGSIEIVPNAVRIAELAVDKQTQTLLMPVSARRQLNDLPDDLWTKISIEFYKDAQDAVFKALIE; from the coding sequence ATGAGCATGGAAATGGATCATCTTGATAAACTGGCAGCGTCGGTGTTTGATGGATATCTGGTGCGAAAGGACCTGGTCAGAAAATATGCGCGTCAGTATCCGGTACCGACGTATGTGGTGGAGTTTCTTCTGGGCCGTTACTGCGCAAGTACGAACGAACAGGAGATAATGGAAGGTCTGCAGATCGTCGAAAAACAGTTGAAGGACAGGACTGTCCGCACTGGCGAAGAAGAACTTTTTAAGGCGAGGGCAAAGGAGACCGGATCAGTCAAGATCATAGATATCATAAAGGCCCGACTGGATGCCAAAAACGACTGTTACCTTGCCGAGCTTCCGAGCCTGATGCTTCGCGATGTTCGCATTGAAGATCAGTTTGTTCGCGATAATGAGCGTATGCTGACAGACGGATTTTATGCGGAGGTGACCCTAACGTATGATGGTGTAATCGCCCAGCAGCAGGGTGGCCGGCCATTCAAGATCGAGGCACTGAGGCCTATTCAGATGTCAAAGGCAGATGTTCTCGAGAGCCTAGCAAAGGGCCGGCATGCCTTTACGAGTAAGGAATGGGTGTATTTCCTGATTCGTTCCATAGGCTTGGAGCCACAGGCGTTTGACGACAAGGCCTTAAGGGTGACCCTACTCCGGATGATATCCTTTGTCGAACGCAATTATAACTTTGTTGAACTTGGTCCGCGGGGTACCGGTAAGAGCCATCTGTTCCAGCAAATATCACCTTATTCCCATCTTATCTCAGGTGGCAAGGCAACAGTTGCAAAGATGTTTGTAAACAACTCCACAGGTCAGCGCGGTCTGGTCTGCCAGTATGATGTCGTTTGTTTTGACGAGGTTTCTGGCATCTCATTCGATCAGAAAGACGGCGTGAATATCATGAAAGGGTACATGTCAGCCGGCCAGTTCAGCCGTGGTAAAGAGAATATTCGCGCGGACGGAAGCATCGTGATGGTTGGCAACCTTGATGTTGATATCCAGCAACAGCAACGGATTGACCATCTCCTAAGCCCTCTGCCGCAAGAGATGAGAAGCGACACGGCATTCATGGACCGCCTCCATGCCTATGCACCAGGATGGGATTTCCCGAAGCTGAACCCCAATGAACATCTCACTGATCACTTTGGATTAGTCAGTGACTTCCTGAGCGAGTGCTGGAGTCGTTTGCGAACAGGCAATCGTCTTTCTGTCCTGCAGGGTCGGATCTATTGGGGCGGCGCCCTGAGCGGCCGCGATATTGAAGCGGTTAACAAGACAACGAGTGGATTGCTCAAGCTCATGTTTCCTGATCCTGATATGCCTGTGTCTGATGATGATATTGAATGGATTGTCCGGTTGGCACTTGAATCACGCAGACGAATAAAAGAACAGCAGAGGCGGGTATTCAAGAGCGAGTTCAGAAATACCCATTTCAGCTACACACTCGGCCCTGACGGCATTGAACAATTCGTTTCGACACCGGAGCTGCATAGCGACGAGGCGATAGAGAGCGATCCTCTGCCTCCTGGTCAGGTATGGGCTGTAAGCCCGGGGGCATCTGAAACCGGGCCGGGATTATATCGTGTTGAAGTTACCTGTGGTCCAGGCAGCGGGGTCAGGATTCTGAACCAGCCGACTCCGCCGTCATTCCGCGAAAGCGTGAGAGTCGGAGAGCAGAATCTTTACGTTCGGGCGAAAGAACTTGTAGGAGACAGAAATCCACGTGAAGAGGAGTTTTCGATTCAGATGCGCGCAATGGACGCGGACAAGTCAGGTCAGGGATTAGGATTACCAGTACTTGTTGCTTTTTGCGGGGCATTGCTTGGCAGAAACACCCGCGGAGGAACGATTGTGGTTGGGGCGCTCAATCTCGGAGGATCCATTGAGATAGTACCGAATGCTGTACGTATTGCAGAGCTTGCGGTTGATAAACAGACACAGACGCTTCTCATGCCCGTCTCAGCGCGCCGCCAGTTAAATGATCTTCCAGATGATCTCTGGACAAAGATCAGCATTGAGTTCTACAAGGATGCACAGGATGCCGTCTTTAAAGCGTTGATTGAATGA